TTTCCTTGGTCAACCAGCTTCAATCTGAAGGACTATGTTGGTCAAACCAGTTTCATGAACAATATCAGTTCTGCTGGTCCACCATCATAGACCAGGATGGAATCTGACGCTGGTTTAGCACTGGTGACCAttccaacgctatctcacgaccaattcgtacttattctacgaggtggctatttcgtataaattcatacgacctcactcgtgcgaattcgtacgatttgtctaaaccccagtgacggttaggtttaggggcggggtttggggtaggtcattcgtatgaattcatacgaatttgtcaactcgtaaaatacatacgatttagcaaaaaacgtatgaattagtacgagtgaggtcgtatgaattcatacgatttagccacctcgtaaaatacgtacgaattgccgtgagatcgggttgacCATTCATTGTCTTTTTAAACCAGTTTCTGATTACATTTCATTAATCTACCACTTTTAACAGTTCTACCTTTTAGAGTAACAGTgacaacacaaaagatgaagggACGCATCCATGAAGGAGACCATGTGACATTGAGATGCAGCACAGAAAACTGTACCCCGGAACAAGGGCCGTTTGCCTGGTTTAAAAACCAACTTCTGCTTCCACAAGCCACTGAGAATGTGCTCCGAATCTCTTCTGTCTCTCACAAAGATTTTGGCAACTACTCCTGTGGTCTGAAGAACAGCCCAAGTTCAGCAGATGAAATATTGCTTGATGTGAGATGTATGTTTGCATTTATCCTAAGGCTGTTatttaaagcacatttaaaaacgtAGTAAGCTGCCTAAGTAGGCAGTATTTTAAGGCATCACACTCCTGATGCATAGATTGTGCCGAACATacaagtttgaggtcagtaagataaaaaagaaagaaagaaattactaaATACCGTCGTCGACGATGCCCTGGACAGACTGGTGAAACGTGACAATTAGCCTATTAAAGTatgaatttgatgtaaacaatCGATCTCCATAATATTCACATACAGTTCGGGGACATAATGTATTAGCCCAACAGTTacagcataaaataataaaagctcTAACTTtttacatagaaaacatttaaatctaTAAAATTTGTaatctaacaattctgactttttcctctcaattatgagtttaaaaaaaaaaaaaaatcagaactgCAGAACATAAACTTGAAATTGTCAAAATATTGGGggatatattttattattttatggcTCCGTCCACAAAATACGTCATCGCTCATTACAAACACCAAAATAGAAGGTGTGTTTGAGTTGAAGCGGCGCTGcgccagtgttgccaagtcctcGGTGTTCCtgcagaattgggctactttaacactgttgccgcAGGTTGattttcatgtccgcgggttgaagcgaccccacaTAACATGATATGTAGCgcctggaatgcaaattttaccatgGGAACCCTgtcaaaaatgctaattttacccCCAGGAATGCTATTTTTACTGGGTGACCCCACGAAACGTGAGTTTTGAGTAGTAATTGGACGGGTTTTGTTTTGAAAACTTGGCAACCCTGCGCTGCTCAGACTGAATGGTATGTGATGTAGTTGAGTGACGAAAATAAGGCGAGGATCTCCGCAAAATCCAACCACAAGTGGTCACTGAAAACGCATTTGAAACTTACGATAATACCAGGTGTAACAGTAATGCGTCTTGGCTGACCACTTGTGATCAGTTCACCGAAagcgcatcttaataccaggctGAAACAGGCTTTCTCTCTCTCGTCCGCTTGATTTCCAggatattgtatataatttgtGGGTGACAGGGAGCCAGTATCAATATGTGGGAAACTCCTGGACCTTCCAAGAGAGGTGGGGTGTATGGGTAtttgacatcaaagtaccacaAGAGCGATTAGACAGCAAACGGCTCTGTATGCTTTAGAATCTCTCTCGCaatactttgatgtcatacaccggtCAGTCTGCGCAGCGCCGCTTCAAGTCAAACACACCTAATATCTTCAGTCACTTAGGAGGTTCCATTGCAGCCTTTTAGGCAGCTTGCTAGGTTTGGGAACACAGCAACTGCTACTGACCTGTTTCCATATTAAACatggatttataaaaaatgaggAAGCTTGACAGTTTCAAGAGATTTCGCTAACCCACAGTAACATATAAGGCAACATCTCATTTCAACTGCACTATTACATACAAATATTTCAAGGTTCTCTTACAAATACCAATCCTGTTGCTTCTCCCCACAGATAGTCCAAAGAATGTTGAAATAACCATTTTGACATCTGGAAAGATAGAACAAGGAAACTCACTGACTCTGATCTGTAAGAGCAATGCCAATCCTGCAGTGACAAACTACACTTGGTTTAGGATCCGAGATGCGAACATCTCTTCTATAGGATTTGATTGTGAATTCTCCATCAAAGCTGCCAGTCAGAAGGATGATGGACAGTACTTCTGCATGGCCAAAAATGACATGGGTTCTCAAAACTCTACGATCGTAGCACTGAAAGTCGAAGGTAGGCTATAGGGAATATTTCTTAGGTTGTATTTGGAATGGAACACTATAGCTTAATGCTTACTTAATATTTTGCAGTAATTTACcctctttttgtttgtttctacaGGGCCTAATCGACATTTCTTGCTGTCTGCAACAGCTTTGCTTTTCTTTGTAATAGCTGTACTGTTAGTCCTGTTTGGTCTCAATATAAGGTGAGTGGATGAACAGCATGTTGAAATGCTGAGAGAACATGCAGTTCATATGTGTTAAATGTGATTGCATGAGTTTGTACTTTGTGGTAACGACACTATATGTTACACAAGCCCTTGATCATCACTTCCCATCACCATTTACTGAGTTCAGTCTTGCATTGTTCTGATTACGTTATTCAGTGTTGCAGACAAGCATGCAATCATCTTATGCAACGTTTTGCACTAGTAGCTAATAATAATCGATTTACATCAATCATTGTTTCTTAATCTTGTGACTAGTATTCTGATCATTTTGAATTATCAACAACTAATAGTACTTTTAATTGGATCTTAAGGCAAATAAGTCCCAGAAACATAGCTATTTTGAGTTATGTTTACAAACACATCATGTAAAGCTATATTGCAAATCTGTTCACATCTTTACAGGAAGAAACAGTTTACACCAAAGAAGCAGCCCACAAAACAGGTATTAAATCACATGAACAATTCATCTGATTGTAAACAAGCATGAAGCTTCTGTACTTGTAAATCTGGTTACGCTTTAAtccgatggtccactttagatattctactaactataactTTGCaatacatgtcaacttattctgcTTACCTGAAGCCTTATCCTAActtaacagtctactaatactctaaacAGAGCTTGTTGACATGTAGCTGCAAATTAATGAGTAAGTTGCAAagtacttatagttagtagaacttCTAAAATGGACTATcgaaattaataaatatctaCTGTTCTATATTTGATCAGACACCTGCAGTTACTGTCACAGAGGAGATCTATGAGAACCTGAGAAAATCACCAGAGTCTGAAGAAAGCCATACCAACCTGATATATGCAGATCTAAACCTTCCTTCATCAACCTCAGACAGGTAATGAATAAAATGTCTCATCACTAACCTGGTGATGGTGTATTGTGGTaagtaaccgttttataaaagcaatatggtactcgaggctagtgctgtatcgtgaataagtcacttTGCGTCGTGCCttacaacgcccttcagccgtgacttattcacgatacagcacagcctcgagTATCTTATTGCTTACATGAGCAGCCaatagtaatatgcatgctaataagcaactagttaatagtgaaaattagaccctaaactaaag
The Chanodichthys erythropterus isolate Z2021 chromosome 2, ASM2448905v1, whole genome shotgun sequence DNA segment above includes these coding regions:
- the cd22 gene encoding B-cell receptor CD22 — translated: MFFISILLQLSLSAALASWSVSYKPCSICVFERSSVDFTCSFDYPSYHTIKTTKWFRPEEHQKQDGSQQGISVHHSEAEEIDQLYKNRTVYANQGKNCSLQLHNVSKSDIGKYFFRFETNLGKMTGSGGIYLNIAVLPFRVTVTTQKMKGRIHEGDHVTLRCSTENCTPEQGPFAWFKNQLLLPQATENVLRISSVSHKDFGNYSCGLKNSPSSADEILLDVRYSPKNVEITILTSGKIEQGNSLTLICKSNANPAVTNYTWFRIRDANISSIGFDCEFSIKAASQKDDGQYFCMAKNDMGSQNSTIVALKVEGPNRHFLLSATALLFFVIAVLLVLFGLNIRKKQFTPKKQPTKQTPAVTVTEEIYENLRKSPESEESHTNLIYADLNLPSSTSDRPGSNSQEADAVVYSLLSYKE